In Sphaerisporangium krabiense, the DNA window AGCCCGTCCTCGGTGAGCAGGGCGCCGATCTCCTCCCGCAGCACCGACAGCCGGCTCGCCGTCTCGTCGTCCCACCCGGTGAGGGGCAGGTCGAAGCGCGCCTCCGGGAGGCGGCGCTGCCGTTCGACCACCCATTTCAGGAAGTCCTCGACGACGGGCCGCCGGAAGCCGATGGTGAGGTGGACGGTGGTGCCGCCGACCGGCCGGACGGCGTGCCAGTGGCCGCGCGGCACGTACAACGCCTCGCCCTCGCGCAGCTCGAACTGCCGCAGGGGGGTCGGGGGGCATTGGTTGAGGGGCTCGTCGCCGGGGAGCGGCACGGGACGGCCGACGCCGAACAGCTGCCATTCCTTGCGGCCGTAGATCTGCAGGATGAGCCCGTCGTGGTCGTCCCAGTGCGGGTCGAAGGCGCCGACCTCCCCCCAGGAGGCGTAGAGGTTGACGAACACCTCCGCGCGCAGGTCGTGTTCGAGGGCTTCGGCGAGGTCCCGTACCGCCGGGACGGCCTCGTCCACCGAGCCGAAGACCAGCGTCGCGCCTTCGCGCAGCCGGGCGTGCAGTTTCGTGCTGCTGACCCGGAGCGCGGGTTCCCTGCCGACGCCGCGGCCGGGGATCGGCTCGACGTAGGACGACGGAGGCAGCGACTTGTTCGCCTTGGCCACCTGCATGCGCAGCGGCCAGGCCCGGTGGCCGTCGAGCAGCCGGTTGAGCTCGTCCCAGGGCAGCAGGTGGTGGAAGCGGTCCGGCTCGCCGGTGTCGTGGTAGCCGTCCCTCCCCCAGTACCGGTCGAGGAACCGTTCACCGGTGATGGTGGCGAGAACGCGGTCCAGCGCGTGGCCGCCCGTACCGGTGTCGCCGAGGGACGGCCCCGGCAGGTCGGACCGGGGGTCCGGTTCCCCGACCGTGAGCAGCCTGCGTGTCTCCGTCATGATCACTCCCACCGGTCAGACGTCGGCCTGGTGGACCGGCAGGCGTGCGGCCGGATCCAGGTCCAGCAGGAGGCGGCGGGCGTGCTCGGCCTCGTCCGGCCGGCCCAGCCGCTCCGCGCACACGGCCGCCGCGTTCGCCGCCGACGCCCCGCGCAGCGTGCCGGAGCCCGCGGCCCGCAGGAACGTCTCGAGCGCGGCCTCCCAGTCGCCGCGGCCGGCGAGGTAGGCGCCGATCGCGTAGAGCGGCTCGGGGTCGACGGGGTCGAGGGAGAGCAGTTGCCCGACGGCGTCCCCGGGCGCGCTCGCCGTGCCGGTCAGGGTGTCCAGCTTGAGGTGGGCCTCCAGCACCAGGCCCCGGTTCTCCCGCTGGTAGTGGGCCTGCACCGGGTTCCCGGCCGACCGCGCCAGGGCGTCGTCGTGTTCCAGGGCGGCGCGCATGTGCGCGACCACCGGGTCCCGGTCGCGGCCGGACAGCTCGTGCAGCGCGGCGGCGCGGTGGTAGCGGCTGGTCACCAGGTGCGCCAGCCAGTCCGGCTCCGCGCCGAGACCGGTGAGGGACCGCTCCGCCTCGGCGAGCCATCGGCCCGCCTCCTCCCGATCGCTGCCACGGGCGCGGGTGGAGACCAGTTGCAGGGCCGCGAGGGTGCGCAGCGCCGGGCGGACGGCGTCGCGGGCCAGCCAGGCGAAGATCTCGTACGGGATCGGGGACTTCCTGTTGAGCTGGTAGGCCGCACGGGCCACCTCGTAGACCAGTTGCTGGCGCAGCGGGTCGGTGTCGACCGTGAAAGGGCCGACCAGGCGTACGGCGTGGCGGTGGAAGCCGAGTTGCGTGAGCAGGGCGACGACGACGACCCGGCGTTCCGCCGGCAGATCGGCCCAGCGTTCCAATGCCTCGACGAGGGCCCGCCAGCGCGGGGAGCGCAGCTCCTCCGGGAGCGCCCCGGGCTGTTCGCACAGGTGACGGTGGCTTCTGGCCTGCACGATGACCTGGTAGCGGGAACTGGTCACCGACACCGTGCTGAACCAGTTGGGCACGACCGCGTCCTCCTCGCCGGTGAGCATCCGGGCGAGGTGCACGGCGTGCCGGGACCGCAAGGGGACGGGGCCGGCGGCGTCGCGCAGGTCGAGCCACCCGGCCCAGCGCCGAGCCAGTTCGGCCGTATCGAGCGCGTCCGCCGCCGGGAACCGAAGCTCGCCGAATGACCGGGAATCGTCGCGCTGATAGGCGAAGGAAGGCACGTGGGGCTCCTAAACCACTGGGCAGGGCAGGTGGGAGGGTGGGGTGAGCGGTTCGAAGACCTCCGAGCCGTGACACACCACGCGGCGCACCACGTGGCCGTCGAGGGAGGGCAGCCGCACCTCGACCGGCTGGCGCTCGAACAGGGCGTCCGCCGCGTCCAGCAGTGCGGCCGGGCCGGCCGGGGCCCGCCGGAGGGCGCCGCGCCCCACGATCCGGCTCTCGACGAAGTCCAGGTGCGCCGGGCCGGCCGCGGCCACGGCGTGTCCCCGGTCCCGGTCCCGGCTCTGCAGGCTGCTCGACGGGCGCGCGCCGAGGGCGAGCCGTGCCGCCACCGCCTCGTAGACCGCGTGCCGCACGGCGTCGGCGGTGTCGCCTCTCGCCGCGGCGCCGCAGGTGAGGGCGGTACCGCCGGTCCGGTGGAGCAGGGCGAGCACGATGTCGGGGCAGGGCCCGGCCACGCGGACGGTGCGCAGGCGGACCTCGTGATCGCGCAGGCCCGAGAGCAGTCCCGCGGGCAGCACGGAGTCGTGCAGGTGGTCCAGGTCCTCGAAGCGGATGTCACCGGTGCGCCAGCCGCGGGCCAGCACGTGCCGCTCGATCACTTCCAGCAGCGCCGCCGTCCGTGCCCGCCGCGGGTCCGTGCCCGCGCCGGTACCGGCCGACGTCTGCACGCACCACCGCTCCTCGGGCGGCGGCGGGTCCCAGCCAAGGAAGACCGCCTGGGCCGGCACCGCCGTCGCGGCGCCGTCGCGCATACCGGTTCCGGCCACCCAGTGGCAGGGCGGAGAACCGGCCTGCCGCAACGCGGCGGGTTCGACCCGGGGCAGCGTGCCGGGATCCGCCAGCAGCGGCAGCGCACCGGCCGCCGACACGTGGCTCACGTGCTGGACGTACTCGCCGAGCGCGCGCCGCGCCGCCCGGCCGGGGTCGTCGTCGCAGGCGCCGCCGCTGATTCCCGACTCGTCGCTCATCCAGGCGACGTGGACGGCGCCGTTGATCAGAGGGCGCACCGTGGGCCCGGCGGCCCGCACCGCTCCCCGGTGGCTCATGGTCACTCCTTGGCGAACATCGACCGTCACTCCAGGCGCGGACACGGTGGGGCGCCCGCGCGGCCGACCCACCCCACCGCGTCCTTCCGACCGGCCGCGCGCAGGTCACGGGCGCGCGGACGACCTACACGTCAGTAGGACTTGTTGCCGAGAACGTCGAACTCCGCGGCTTCCTCGTCGACCTGACCCAGGTCCCAGCTGATCTCCATGAATCTTCACCTCCTCCTGTAGTGGGTCGAATACTGACGGCATTCGGGGCCTGGCGCATCTCGCAGATTGCTATACTGCGCGGCTCACCGCCGGCTGTCGGGCTAGCATGTGAGGCTGGTCGTCCCCCCGAGGAGGTTCGCGGTGTTTCCGGGTCCGGCGTCCGATACAGGTGGTCCGACGTCCGGAAGAGTCCCGTTCCTGCGGGCGCACTGGGTGTTCCTCGTCGCCGTGGCGGCGGGGGCGGTGTTGCGGCTGGTCGCGGTGCTGGGGTATCGGCCGGTGCTGTGGTTCTGGGCGGACTCGTTCGTCTACGTCAACGCGGCGCTCGACCCGCAGCCGCTGGAGTCGCGCCCGTCGGGCTACTCGCTGTTCCTGTGGGCGCTCCAGCCGTTCAAGAGCTTCGCCGCCGTCGTGGTGGTCCAGCACCTGCTGGGCCTGGCCACGGCGGCCTGCGTCTACGCGCTGCTGCGCCGGCGCGGCGGGCTGCCGGGCTGGGGGGCGACGCTGGCCGCCCTCCCGGTGCTGTTCGATGCGCACATGGTGCAACTGGAGCACCTGGTGATGGCCGACCCGCTGTTCACGTTCCTGGTGACGGCCGGGGTGACCGTGCTGCTGTGGCGGCCGCGCCCGGCGGTGTGGACGGCCGCCGCCGGGGGCCTGCTGCTGACGGCGGCCACGCTCACCCGCACGGTCGGGCTCGCGGTGCTGGTGGTCGCCCTGGTCGCCCTGGTCGTCGCGCGGGCCGGGGTGCGGGCGGTCGTCGCGGCGGCGCTGGCCTCGGCGGTGGGGCTCGGCGGGTACGCGGCCTGGTTCCACGCCGAGCACGGGAGCTACGGCCTCGGCCAGAGCAACGTGTGGCTGTGGGCCCGCACGATGTCCTTCGCCGACTGCGCGAAGATCCGGCCCACCGGCGAGGAGCAGGTCCTGTGCCCGGCGGACCCGCCCGGCGACCGTCCCGCGCCGCCCGTCTACATCTGGGACTCCGGGTCGCCGCTCGCCAAGGTCGGGAAGGACGCCGACCGCGAGCGGCTCTCGGGCGCGTTCGCCAAGGAGGCGATCCTGGCGCAGCCGGTGGACTTCCTGCTCACCGGCGTCAGGGACGCCCTGTGGAGCTTCGAGTGGACCCGCCGGGTGTACCCGACGCCCGGCCCGCAGAGCGCCTACGTCTTCCCGTCCTCGGTGAAGCCGTTCACCGACAAGATCGCCTCATCCGGCCGCACCGCGCCCGAGCTGACGACGGCGTACCAGGGCGAGCGCGGCGACACCACGGTCGCCGAGCCCTACGCCGGCTGGATCCGCGCCTACCAGGAGCAGGGCTACGTCCGGGGTCCGCTGCTCGCGGCCCTGATGCTGGCGGGACTGGTCGCGGTCGTCATGCGGTGGCGGCGTCTGGGCGGCCCCGCCCTGCTCCCGTGGGCCACCGCCGTCACCCTCCTGGTCCTGCCGCCCCTCATCGCCGCCTTCGACCACCGCTATGTCGTCCCGGTGCTTCCCATGGCCTGCCTCGCGGCGGGCCTCGCCTTCGGGCGGCGGTCGCGGGCCGGGGAGGGCCACGTGACAAGCTCATAACATGACCTAGGCTCACGTTCGCGTGGTGCCTAGACTCGTGACATGGACGAACGCCGGCGTTATGAGCGCGCCACCGCCGGGCTGGAGCCGCCGCTGGCGATCCTGGACATGGACGCGTTGCGGGCGAACGCCGCCGGCATGGTGCGCAGGGCGCGCGGGAAGCCGATCCGGCTCGCGAGCAAGTCGATCCGTTGCCGGGAGGTCCTGCGGCGGGTGCTGCGCATGGACGGCTTCCGGGGGATCATGGCGTTCACGCTGCCCGAGGCGCTGTGGCTGGCCGCCGACGGGTTCACCGACATCCTGGTGGCCTACCCGACGGCCGATGGGGAGTCCCTGGCCGCGCTCGCGGGTGACGCGCGGGCGGCCCGCGAGATCACGGTGATGGCCGACAGCGTCGAGCACCTGGACCTCATCGAGAAGGCGGTCGGCGGGGTGGCCGATCGCCAGCAGATCCGGATATGTCTGGACATCGATGCGGGGTTCACCGCCTTCGGCGGCAGGTTCCGCGCCGGAGCCCTGCGCTCCCCCGTCCGGGAGCCCGCCGACGCCGTGGCGCTGGCCGCCGCGACCGCCGAGCGTCCCGGCCTGCGCCTCACCGGCCTCATGGCGTACGAGGCGCAGATCGCGGGCGTCGGCGACCGGGTGCCCGGTCCGTACGGGCGGGTCGTCCGGCTGATGCAGGAGCGGTCGCGGCGCGAGCTGGCCGTGCGCAGGGGCCGCGTCGTGCGGGCCGTCCGGCACATCGCCGACCTGGAGTTCGTCAACGGCGGCGGCACCGGCTCGGTCGAGAAGACCGCGCGCGAGAAGGCCGTCACCGAGATCGCGGCGGGCTCCGGCCTCTACCACCCGCGCCTGTTCGACTTCTACCGGGGCTTCACCGGCCGCCCGGCCGCCCTGTTCGCGCTGCCGGTGGTCCGCAGGCCCGCGCCGGACGTCGTCACCGTCCTCGGCGGCGGCTACCACGCCTCCGGATCGCCCGGGGCCTCGCGGCTGCCGCAGCCGTACCTGCCGGCCGGGCTGCGGTACGACCCGCGGGAGGGCGCGGGCGAGGTGCAGACGCCGCTGCTCGGCGCGGCGGCCCGGGACCTCGGGATCGGGGACCGGGTGTGGTTCCGCCACGCCAAGGCGGGCGAGCTGTGCGAGCGCTTCGACGCGCTGCACCTGGTCGAGGGCGACCGCGTCACCGAGACCGTGCCGACCTACCGGGGCGAGGGCAAGACCTTCCTGTGAGGCCCCGCGCGCCGGGCCCGCGCGACCGGTCAGGTGGGCTGCCGGGTGCGGGGGGCGGCGAGGCCGAGGTGGTCGCGGAGGGTGGGGCCGGAGTAGTCGGCGCGGAACACGCCCTTCTCCTGCAGCAGCGGGACGACCTTGTCGACCAGGTCGTCCAGGCCGGTGGGCGTGAGGTGCGGGACGAAGATGAACCCGTCGGAGGCGTCGGTCTGCACGAACAGGTCGATCGCGTCGGCGACGGCGCGCGGCGTGCCGATGAAGGTCTGCCGGGCGGACAGCTCGATGACCAGGTCGCGGATGGACAGGCGCTTCTCCTCGGCCAGCGCGCGCCACTTGGCCACGGTCGCGCCCCGGTCGCCGCGGAACTGGGCGCGTCCCTTGGACACGCCGACCTCCAGGTCCGGTTCGACGTCGGGCAGCGGGCCGTCCGGGTCGTAGGCGGACAGGTCGCGGCCCCAGATCCCTTCGAGGTAGGCGATCGCGGTCTGCGGGCTGACCTGCGCCCGCCGGATCTCGGCCGCCCGCTCGGCCGCCTCCTCCTCGGTGTCGCCGAGCACGCAGGTGACCGCGGGCAGGATCTTCAGGTCCTCGGGGCGCCGGCCGTGCGCGGCGAGCCTGCGCTTGACGTCGCGGTAGAACGCGCGGCCCTCCTCCAGCGT includes these proteins:
- a CDS encoding cupin domain-containing protein, giving the protein MTETRRLLTVGEPDPRSDLPGPSLGDTGTGGHALDRVLATITGERFLDRYWGRDGYHDTGEPDRFHHLLPWDELNRLLDGHRAWPLRMQVAKANKSLPPSSYVEPIPGRGVGREPALRVSSTKLHARLREGATLVFGSVDEAVPAVRDLAEALEHDLRAEVFVNLYASWGEVGAFDPHWDDHDGLILQIYGRKEWQLFGVGRPVPLPGDEPLNQCPPTPLRQFELREGEALYVPRGHWHAVRPVGGTTVHLTIGFRRPVVEDFLKWVVERQRRLPEARFDLPLTGWDDETASRLSVLREEIGALLTEDGLRRYVAERDGRAQPRPRHALPYAAGPAGDCPPDAVVVLASPRPVALQEDGPRCVLVSAGKRYDFDAVCAPLVRLLLARTPWRVDELVRAASGDGGPSTGEGREVVAELLRHGLLRLDLAPLPADAPDRKDR
- a CDS encoding YcaO-like family protein, producing the protein MSHRGAVRAAGPTVRPLINGAVHVAWMSDESGISGGACDDDPGRAARRALGEYVQHVSHVSAAGALPLLADPGTLPRVEPAALRQAGSPPCHWVAGTGMRDGAATAVPAQAVFLGWDPPPPEERWCVQTSAGTGAGTDPRRARTAALLEVIERHVLARGWRTGDIRFEDLDHLHDSVLPAGLLSGLRDHEVRLRTVRVAGPCPDIVLALLHRTGGTALTCGAAARGDTADAVRHAVYEAVAARLALGARPSSSLQSRDRDRGHAVAAAGPAHLDFVESRIVGRGALRRAPAGPAALLDAADALFERQPVEVRLPSLDGHVVRRVVCHGSEVFEPLTPPSHLPCPVV
- a CDS encoding amino acid deaminase/aldolase, producing the protein MDERRRYERATAGLEPPLAILDMDALRANAAGMVRRARGKPIRLASKSIRCREVLRRVLRMDGFRGIMAFTLPEALWLAADGFTDILVAYPTADGESLAALAGDARAAREITVMADSVEHLDLIEKAVGGVADRQQIRICLDIDAGFTAFGGRFRAGALRSPVREPADAVALAAATAERPGLRLTGLMAYEAQIAGVGDRVPGPYGRVVRLMQERSRRELAVRRGRVVRAVRHIADLEFVNGGGTGSVEKTAREKAVTEIAAGSGLYHPRLFDFYRGFTGRPAALFALPVVRRPAPDVVTVLGGGYHASGSPGASRLPQPYLPAGLRYDPREGAGEVQTPLLGAAARDLGIGDRVWFRHAKAGELCERFDALHLVEGDRVTETVPTYRGEGKTFL